Within the Candidatus Methylomirabilota bacterium genome, the region ACGACCCCGTCGATATCCCCGCGTTCCTGGCTGCCGCGGAGCGCGCGCCCTCGGCAGCGATCATCGGTGAACCTCGCTTCGATGGAAGCGCACCGAAGGCGCGTCTCTACGGTCGCCGCTTGTCGCAATTCATCGTGTGGGGGTTCACCCGCTCCCGCGATATCCGGGACCCTCTTTGCGGGTTCCGCTGCTTTCCGCTGGATCCCGTGATCCGGCTACTCCAATCGCGACGCTTCGGCAATCGGATGGAGTTCGACGTCGAAATACTCGTGCACCTCGCGTGGGCGGGAGTACCGATCGTCAATATCGAGACCCACGTACGCTACTTCCCAGGAGGCATCTCGCACTTCCGGATGGTCCGCGACAACATCCTCATCGTCACGGCCTACGCAAAGTTGTTCCTTCGTTTCCTCGCACACCTCCGGGCATGACTCGGGCAACGGACTGGCGCACC harbors:
- a CDS encoding glycosyltransferase family 2 protein, with amino-acid sequence MKPGLLIPIFNHRDTIPDVVAGLAYLGLPCLIVDDGSDAATRATLRRLPPLFPWIELSHLPKNRGRGVALRHGYRVASERGWSHVVQIDADRQHDPVDIPAFLAAAERAPSAAIIGEPRFDGSAPKARLYGRRLSQFIVWGFTRSRDIRDPLCGFRCFPLDPVIRLLQSRRFGNRMEFDVEILVHLAWAGVPIVNIETHVRYFPGGISHFRMVRDNILIVTAYAKLFLRFLAHLRA